The following DNA comes from Miscanthus floridulus cultivar M001 chromosome 5, ASM1932011v1, whole genome shotgun sequence.
TGCCCGGACTGTCCCAGTCCTAggccgccttctcatcgaacaccacATCCGTAAAGATCACCACATTGCTTCTCTTGGGATCATAAAGCCGATAGGCCTTGCTGCCCTCctcgtagcccaggagcaccatcggcgTGCTCCTGTGTTCCAGCTTACTgaggtgaggcttggtgttcttcaGATGGCCGACGCAGCCAAATGTCCTGAGTAAGGACACATTCGGCTTGcatccatgccaagcctcgaatggcatcttgccctttagggtcttggtgggcgcgcggttgaggataAACACCACCGTGGTCACCATCTCTCCCTAGAACTCCACCAGCATCTTcttagccttcatcatggatcgtgtcatgccgaccaccgtctagttctgccgctccaccacgccattctgctgtggcgagtacggcgagGTGTGATGTCGCACCATGCCCTGATCCGCACAGTACGCAGCAaattccaccgaagtgaatttgccgccgcgatcagtccgcagcacgcgtagcttcttgccgctctccgcctccgcgcacgccttgaacttcttgaccgctTCCGCCGCCTCGATCTTGCTGGTCATAAGCTGCAGCCACATATATCGGCTGCAGTCATCCaccagcaagatgaagtacttgcgccCGCCGGGCGTCGTCGgtgtgatcggcccgcagaggtcaccatggaccagctcgagggTCTCTGCCGTGCGGTACTTTGCCGTCTTTGGGAACGGCAGCCTTCTTTGCTTCCTGGCcaagcagctgtcacacagctcgcctgcgtGCTCGATGTGAGGCAGCCCAGCCACCATCTTCTTCAGCCGACCaagagcgtcgaagctgagatgtccatactgagcatgccacagccacggctcctctGTGTGCCATGCAGCCAAGCAGATGGGCTACTCCACCTTGAGGTTGAGCAGGTACAGCCGATTCCGGGACCTCTTCATCATGGCAAGAagccgctgctcccggtccctgatcctgaggacgtcgtccttgatcagtacctcgctgccgCGCTCATCTAGCTGGCCAATGCTAATGACACTTGAAcgcagctgtgggatgtaatatacatccgttagtgcGCGGTGCTCgctgttctggcacctgaagatgatggtgccacgtCCTCGGATcgtcacccttgagccgtcaccgaacttcaccgtgtcGGTCACGTCGTCGTCGAGCTCACAGAAGGCTGCCTTCGAGCCTGTCATATGGTTGCTAGCGCCGGAGttcaggtaccaccgctgctcctgctcgccgcccacacgtccgaggtggacttctgcggttcgtcgaggttgatagCTTTCAGAGCCTTCCCAGGCCCTTCCACCGTcatcccctctcccttctccttggcctcaacgtcgcgcagtgcacagaacatcgtcatcaggagagtggcctcatcatcagcagcaggatgcgctagatgagcctcagccttcttctcctgcttgcgatttgggcactcctttgtctAATGGCCAGTCTTCCTGCAGCGCCGGCAGACGTTGGggtcaaccttcttcttcttcttctccgaagaagccttgccgcgacgCTTGCCATCGCTAccatggctggaggaggcttccccggacttcttctccttcatccgggcaacccactcctcttctgtcagcagcagcttgccgttgTTCGTCGTTGCTGTGGcttgctccatgcgctcgtccactgCCCGCAGACGACCTGTCACAtcatcaatggtgagggtggacaagtccagcatcgtctctatggagagagcaatctggatgtacttcgccGGCACGGAGTgaaggtacttggagaccacctcttcttcgtcgatggtgacgccgtggctcctcagcttgctgatgaacatctgcaggcggagggagaagtcctccaccgattcaccatccttgaacttgaggttggcgtactcctgcttcagcagctgggccgtcgccttctttgtacGGTCGGAACCAATGCGCAtcgccacaatggcctcccacgtcTCCTTAGCAAAGCTCTTCGCCTCCAACGGCTTCCTGTACTTcgctggcacagcagcgaggatggcttccaacgctgacatgtcgtcttcttcgttgtcggtgccatTGTGAATGGCACTCCAGAGCCgtctctgagcttgaccttcatggtcatcgTCCATtcgtcatagttggtgcgagtcagcgtcggccaactggtgccgctgacctcccacaccgtgcgcacaacgacctcctgtcgtggctgggcagccacagcagcgccactgctgtcgcccatctccaaaccgttcgtcatcgccagcggttagtccagcgacgacgcttgtacggctccgataccacttgttgatccctggctgccctgcacaggtaagcaactagcttaccagcacacacactcactcactatagctagaggtagaagaacaGATTGAGAACAGCGCACACACActtagcacaagcaccagcgttggccgaagccctgccctttggtttgtggcaactgaactAAGTATTCCATTGCCATTTGGATAGAATATATACAACCCTAGTTGTACCTTCACCAGGAACATAGTTGTtggccaactacctactcctgagtacaagagtacaccaactacctactcatAAGGTACagggtacaccaactacctactcatAAGGTACAGAGTATACCAACTACTCCTAGTAGTACAAAGCTTACCTCAACCCGCTACCAAGACATGGttgatgtaatagctaccaactaatgtactagaggtggCCTATTGCAATACTGCTACACCTACAGGAACTGGTCGGCAGAGCCGATCAGTCCCCAACTCCCAACAGGGAGTGGTCGGCCGAGCCGACCAGTCTCCAACCAAGGAGAGaatggggagcagcagattatgtctaatAGTGGACAGATTACCATGCTGTGTGAGGAATGGACTATGAAGATGTATTTTTTTCAGCAAGCTAGAGTGATTGAACCAAATTAAACTATTAGTTTCTTTCTTGCAGTATGCGCACCGGAAATGCATTCAGCGCTGGTGCAATGAGAAAGGCGACACCATGTGTGAAATATGCCTGCAGGTAAAAACTTTTAGGTGATCTATGCATATTGTTTATTGGTTTAAAAATATGTCAACTGGTGATGCAGTTTTAAGTTTTAACATATGTGCAACTATGGAAACATGCCTATGGATTTAATTTTGATATGTTTCTTCAGCAATTCAGACCAGGTTATACTTCTCCACAGCAGCTGTTTCACTATGGAAGTATACCAATGAACTTCAGGTCCTCATCTCTTTAGCATTCTTAATAAATCTGTTTGTGTTCTTGTTTAGTTCTCTCAATGAATGTCTAACGTTTCTCTACAGAGGGAACTGGGAGATTGCCCGGCAAGATCTCAATGATTCCCAGATAATAACAATGATGCCCACGGAGCGTGATTTTATTGACAATTATGACGACTACTTTCCTATCAGGACAAGAAGTAGCACCTTGTGTTGCCGGACAATTGCCATAATTGTGAGTTTCTAACATCAAAACCAACAGTGATTGGTGTGGTTTCCTTTATCTCCTGTCTGATGAAGATCTGTCATTGTGATTGTATCATTGAACAGTTCATGGCACTCCTGGTCCTTCGTCACACTCTTCCTCTCATGATTGGTGACAATGGGGAGTACTCATTGGCCTTATTCGCGGTAAGATTGACGATAAGCATTCACCAGTATCTTTTAGTATGATTTAAGTTGGTCTTGACTTGATGTCTCCTATTGTGCATTCTGCTTCTGGAAATAAAGCTTCTGGTGCTGAAGACTGCAGGAATCCTATTCCCAATCCTGGTGATGGTGAGAGCATTGGCAAGCTTCCACTGTCGACGGCGGCAGCAggtaatttcattaccgagtcgCGCTGTGTCAAATGCAATCCTGATCATGTTCAGTTTAGCAGCAGCAGATACGGCATAATTGCATGTCACACCTGTGGAAATTTCTCCATTCGTAGTAGTAGCAACATAAACTTATATCAGGCATAACTCTCGGATCTAGATCATCTAACACTGCAGGAAAGCCGGGAAGCATATATATCTTCATCAGAAAgcgaggaggaagacgaagacgAAGACGAAGAGGAAGAAGAGACAGTTACCAATTCGGCACATCCAAATTACTCACAACCACGCTTCATACCAGTTTACTGACATGGCCAAGAACAAGCCTTCCAAGTTCCAGCCTCCCATCTGACAGGAAATTCCAGCGCCTCCTGTGTAGCTGACAGAAGCAAGGATGATCATAAGgggaaaaacaaaacaaaaaatctacaaaaatgagAATGTGGTGACATAGTAAGATAGCCTGAAGCCACTCGCTTCGAAGCCCATAGAGAAGAATGTAGTGGCCCTGCTACTCGTACATATGAGAAAATAGCAGACTACTGACAAACCCGGATACTGTAACTTGTGAGCTAACTGCAGTTACCCTCGTGTACTTGAAGATATTCCCTGTGAAAAGTACTTGCAATTGCAAACCGAAGTAACTACGTTTCAGTTTCCAAATGTTAGTGGTTTCTTTCCTTTTTATATCTTGCATTTTGCATCACTAATTGCAGTCGAATCATTCATttttattgttgttgatgttttCTCCCTGCAATAGCTTTGCCCTTGGTATTGCAAAAACTCGAGACAGGTCATGTGAGTCATCTGCCACGATACGTGCTAACATGCAGCTTGTGTTTCTGGTCAGATAATACCCGGTTTCCACGCATTAAAACATCTGGATGTCTTGATTGCATCAGTTCCTTGACATGCTTTCAAAGAGTATACCAAAGTGAAATCCAGGACCCAGCAATACCAAAACAACATACAATAACATCTGAGCTCTGATGAACAAACCCAACAAGGTAAAACACTAAAATATTATCCAGATACACCAGTGATTTGGGTACATAGTTAATATCGTAGCAGGTATGGTAACTTTCTAGGGCCAATAAATCAAGCATACATTTATGTTTCATTTCACTTATGCAGGAAAGCAACGGTCGTGATGCAAGAACTATCCACACTAGGGTAACTTTGGACGTGGTCGAGGTAGCTGAACACCGCGGCTTCACTAGCCGGCAATCCTTCTGAGCCCATAGCACCAAGCTTCCTTTGGTTGAAGTTCTCTACCTCCTGCACCAGCTCATCCTTGGTTCTGCTGCATGATGTGATGACCTAAAAAATCGTTGAAGTGACATCAGAGGATTGAATGGCCATATTACTCGTGCAGGGATATGCTATACTACTTTTGTCATTACTAACAGGTAGTCACAAGGTGAAAGCATATAGCCAATTGAGGATTATTGCAGTAAAGCAGTATACCATATGTGCATAGCAGTTTCAACTTTCAAGTAGATACAATAGGCATACATCAAATTTTCTGTCAATGTAAAACTGGTCTTTCATAATTCTGCCTTAAAtgtacaaagaaaaagaaaattccAGGTCCAATTTGGATGGAAGAACTGACCAATATACCACCAGGGGAAACCAAGCTAGCAACTGACTGCCAATACATCATTCTGAAATGCAGGAGATGAACATAAATTAGAGGCTTAGACATGTGTGTAAACAAGATCTCATTCTTTCCGCATTAAAAAGTTTCAGCAATTGAAAACATGTAAGCATCGGTGTGAATACTGCATGAGGACTAAAAGGACACATCACCATCTACACAGTAAACATGCATTTACCTCTTCACAGGTCCATCAGGATGCAGCCCAATTGCATCAAGAGTCCCTTCATCCATTACAAGTTCAAATCTTCTCTCCAGCTTCGACTCCAATACATCATCAACCTGCAAAAGGACCATTCATATTAAGCTGAAATAGTTCTATACTGCTCTTACAATATTAAGGCTAGTTTTGCACCTAAGATACAATGAGAGCCTTTGGGGATATGTTATAAActgaagcacaagaaggacagcAAATGTGGGCATGCAATATGGACATGCATGTCGACGTGAATTTACAAATTACAATATATGCTTCACTGGCTGACTCACCAAGAAATTAATGTGCTCAAACCCATCACGAATTGCAAGGTTCCGAGCAAGCTCAATCACGCCTTCACTATAGTCAATCCCAGTCAGATCGGAAAACCTGTATATTGTATATTAACAGGTCAGTGCTGGCATTAACAATGAAAAACAAAGTTTCACATTTCCTCAGCATACTGCATACCCCTGTTTCGCGAGCTGCTGCAAGAGTCTGCCACTCCCGGTCCCAATGTCAAGTACGCTGCAGCTGGGTAAATCCCTGCTTGAGCACAAATTTTTGGTCCAACCTACACGGATATCCATGATCTCAGTGCCAAACCTGCAAACCCACACAGGTTTTGGTCAACAACAATATAAGCATCAAATGCATAAAACAAAGGGGGAACACACAATTAATTTTGCAccacttcttttttttttgttatcgGTATTTACATCTCTTCTTGAAAGGAAAAAATGCTGCAAACAGCTGTTACCCAAAACCCAAATCAGTAATCcgagaaaagtgaaaaaaaaaattactctgcatattttgatctcctattTCACCAGCGGGTGATGGGCATGGTTTATAACAGCCAAGCctcaaataaaaagataataatcaTCATATTTCCTGAAAACCTAGAAATAGAGATGGTAAAGTTTAAACATGGATAAAATAAGGTTTACTAGAAGTAGAGATGGTAAAGTTTAAACATGGATAAAAGAAAGTTTATTATTCCCATCCTGAAATAAATTCCCTTGGAATGCCAGGTCTAAAGGCCAACTGTAGTTGCAATGTTGTGATGCGCTACACTGCAACTATCGAATAGTCTTCTACTGGAATATTTACTGGTTCCAGTTTTTTTCCCTGGTATGGATCTAAAAAGATGCTTCAAGCTAGATGCAAAATTATAGGATCTAGAATAAGGTGCTTTCAAAACGATACCACAATGCCAAACGCTAATGGCATGGCAAATGTAAAAAGTTTGTACAACCCAAGGTTGCTTGAGTCGCCTTTACATTCTTATTCTTATCAAAATAATGCTCCTGATCGCTCATATAAGCAAAGGTCAAATCAGTTTTGTTATAAATGACAATGGAGCATAACACTCGTCATCAGACAAAAAAGGCTGCCACTATAGGTTATTGTGCATACTACAAACAATTTTAGATGCTAATACAGTAGCTTGAAGAATAATACCAGTCATCAGCGTGGCTGCGCTCATGGAAATTTGCAAGATCCTCAGCATAAACACCATCCTGAAAATTCTGCAAGCCCAGCAACCGAGGCTCAACGTCGCTGGAGTCAGGGACATCCTTGTCGAAGCTGTTAAAGATCCACAGCAACAATAACTTGAATACACTAGGCCCAGACAAATAAGATCATTTTGGACCAAAATGCAATAACCGACAGATCATTGGACCAAATTAAGCTTTATTATGGGGGAAGAGAATTGATGCCTTTGTTTCCCCAAAACTAGGAATCAGATCACAGATGCTCGCCCATTTTGCGGCACAGGAACCAGAAATGGAGTAGAATCAGTTCACCTGAAGTCAGAGGAGGGGTGGACGGCAACCGACGCGGAGggcgcggcggaggaggaggcggaggaggaggcgaggaggaccTCGGCGGTGTCTGCGTAGCGCTGATCGTCGTCGAGGGTGCTGCCGTAGTCGCTCTTGATCGACCACGAGTCCGCGGCCACCGACCGGTCGTCGTCCGACGCCATCTCCCCCGGGGGCGCGACGGGGACCCAAGCCCCGCCGCCGACCATCCGGGAAGGGAAGATCTCCGGGTCCTCCGGCGGCCACCGAATCCCCGCCATGGCGCTCGCCGTCGCCTTGCCGGAACCCTAGCCTGCTCGTGCGGCTCGCGTGCTGGGTTGGGTAGTGCCGGAAGGAGGGGAACGACGGATGCGAGGCGGCTCGGTGATGACAGGTGGGTCAGCAGAGAGGTTGGCCTACGTGTCGGTGTCTCGGATCGTTGGGATGGCACGGGGGTACTGGGAGAGGGACGGCGGGAGGTTGGAGCTTATTCAACTGAAATGTGGGGACAAATAAGAGCGGGACCACGAATCAGTTAATTGGTAGAGAATGCGTGGTGCTGGTGCGCGCGAGATTGGGTTGAAGGCCGTTAGCCGCCCGGAGTGGGCCGGTTTTTATTTGCTTCGCCGGCCCTCCGGTACACAGCTCAGTTTTTATTTAGGACTAaattttgctaaaaaaaaagTAGTTAGGACTAATTGATTAACAATTAGTTGAAAACTTGGTTAAAAAAATTAACTCATATATTAGCTCTCCTATTTGGATGGACTAAAACTAATTTTGACTAAATTTTAGTTAGCTAGCAATTAGTCCATATATCCCAAACATGGCCTAAATCAACCTTATTAGAACAAAATTATGGATGTCCTTAAAAAGGGACAAATTAGTCCTAGGTGAAAAGACCATAGCGCCTTTATTAATTTGAGTTCCATCTTTAATTGCACATTAAGACCTCTTAGGGCACCTCTTAGAGTATCTCTAGGAGTTTTATAAAAATGACTCCCTATTTTAATTTTTTagcaaaaagagaaaaaaaataccCTTCAATAGTTTTTAGTAAAAGAGCAACTTGAAAATAAAAAGTTGTCAGATATCCCCTCCAACTTGTAAGTTTCCACAGCCAAGAGAAACTCTATATCCGCTCACCTTCCGACTTTTTTCTAGGGAGATCAGAGTAAATTGGACGCTTATAATTAAgtaaattaagaaaataaaggATTTCATACGATAAAGCGGTAAGAGATAAAGAAACTATTAAAAAAAAGGTTTGATTGGTTAGAAACAGTTTGGGTTACCAATGCAAAATTGTTTAGACCGCTATTATAGAGATTGTTGGAGAAGGACAAAATTTAAGGTTGTTATTTCTTCTATTAACTTGTTTTATCTGTTAGTTTAGCAAGTTAAGTACATCAAACTCCTAGATACTCTTAGATGCAGTACTAGTTAACGTGGACGTGGCCCCAAGAAACTGTTGGCGGCTTTtgttacaaaaaaaaaacaaataggcTACTAGACGGTCAGGCTCTTGAAGTTAGTTTAATCTAGGACAGATTCGCAGCCTAGGAATTCCTAGTATATAATACATGACATTTTCTTTCCTAAAGAAATGTTGTTTGCAGATATATAAAAAGTATGTAAATCGCTTTAGCTTCTTCTCAACCAGTAATGCCTGTTTATTAGGAGGCTTGCTTatcttctacaactaaaaagaataaagcgtgaatattttttggtgcgacattccaacGTAGACCCATAATCCTACCAGTTGCGTTCCCGCAGCCCTCGCTCCTACACCCATCCCTTGCAACAAAATTTTTCCTTCCAAATTAGTCATGCACAATTATAGCAATACAATTTGTTAAATGGGAACTATATATACGAATGATTGATCATAGATCAATCTCCattcttttttttgaaaggaaGAAAGAATATCAAGGATTACGTGAAACCAAACAATCAGACCACCTTCCATGCACGGCGCCACAATGATGCATGCAAACAGGAATCGTGCATGTGCAATCAAGAAGGAAGCCATGCAATCAACCAAGAAGGAAACTGCAATCATCAAAGACCACACCAACCACAAGCGGCACGTTAGAATGACTCATCAATCTCTTCTCTCATCACGTCTAAAAAGACTAAAAAATAGATACGTTTTAATGCAACAATCCAACGTCGGGTCGTCGGTCTGCCTGCGTACGATCCCATGCTCGTTATCCCACCCGACATCGTCGCCCCCCACAATGGCCCACACGGCACTTCTTCCCTAAAAATGCTACTCCACGCAAGAATCACATGATCATGTCTCATCATATGCCACTAATTGACGGAAACATACGGTCAAACGGCGTCCACCAGTCATAAGCGCTTGTGAAAAAAATCTCAAATTGCCTGGCCGAATAGGAAGGAGGGGAAACGGACGTCCATCCGGTCGGCCAAATAGGAAGGGAAGAAACGGACATCCATCCGGCGTAATTAAGACTTACGAAAAAATACGTCACTTCTCTTTCCTAAAATCACATTACATGTAAGCCCGGATTTTCATATGTAAGCCCGGATTTTCATATTCTCTCATCCTTCTCTCTTTCCTTGTAGCGACAACCACACAAAAGAGAGGTAGACGAGATCAGACGCCATATCCTGcttcctgaaagctctagtttggttttggttaattgatgaaaccctaagtgctaacctagtttatcaagatgattatgagataggtagcactactccaagtgatgaagcaatgatgaagatcatgacaatggtgatagcatggtgatgatcaaatgcttgaacattggaaaagaagaaagagaaaaacaaaaggctcaaggcaaaggtataaaatgtaggagccattttattttagtgatcaagacacttagtgagtatgatcacatttaggatagatagccatactattaagaggagtaaaactcgtatcggaatgcggttatcaaagtgccactagatgctctaactcattgcatatgcatttaggatctagtggagtgctaacacccttgaaaatatttgtgaaaatatgctaacacatgtgcacaaggtgtttgcagggttgagatgggtttcggtccctctctccctcccgcctcgcaagctcgacgggattcggcgcttttggaaaaatgaaatgtctattttctattgcgccggatgcaaaaattcttggtggttggcacacttgagcaagggtgaagaagttagagttgaaatggagttggtcgaaatgatgctggcgtcggtctactgaccggacgctgggtcactcagcgaccgaacgctgaagggctgcgtccggtcgagctgtcagatggcacagtcgctagggttgagcaccggacgctggtctgcgtccgatcaaggtggaccggacacgtccggtcgaaaaaacatgcctcggggagcttactggaaacgaccggacgctggagcttcagcgtccggtcagttttgaccggagcgtccggtcagcttcgtagccgttgaaatctgacgaacagcgtttgaagtaggtgacgcgtggcgtccatcgagcgaccggacgctgagggccagcgtccggtcggtatgactggagtgtccggtcagagcgtgttttgcccagtgaaggggtacaacggctctattcgatgggggctctatttatagccccatggccggctcaagggataataCTTgctcattttcattgacataacaaccttgtgagcttagccaaagccctcccactcatctccatcattgattcatcatctttgtgagattgggagagaatccaagtgcattgcttgagtgattgcatctagtggcacttggtattcgtattgcgctgcggatttcgcttgtttctcttggtggttgccaccacctagatggttggagcagcggtgaaggatcggcacgagttggtgattgttcgtggccgccttcggtgattctgaggggagttgtaccttccccggcggagcgccgaaaggtaactctagtaaattgatcgtgtcattgagttacctcacttgtggatcggttcttacggtgtccaatcgtgtggacgaggtttgtgaaacacctcttagccgccgaaccaccaagtattggtcgacacaacggggacgtagcgtgttggcaagcacgtgaacctcgagagaaaatcgattgtctcttgtctttggcattctcccggtgattggctatatattcatcttgtgattggttcatcccctacacatcggtataatcactctactcacttatttacattcttgcaaactagttgacacaagctctttagtgtaattagaattgagagcttgctttattatttatattcatctagttgagctctttagagtagcaaggttaagagctcttagtgagtaattacatagcaagtttgtgtgcctaagtaatcattgcaactagaattgttggataggtggcttgtaacccttgtagagctagagcaagtttgcattacgctatttgtcatactaatcaaattgctctagttgatttgtagatttttaaataggctattcacccccctccccctctagccatattaggacctttcaagtggtatcggagccgtggtcaccgtttgattgaaggcttaacaacctcggtgtcaaattatggctcaagttgtgttcaactatgtggggggcaaaccaccattctttgatggcacaagctatgattattggaagagaaagataagtgtgtatcttggttcaatcaatgatcaagtatgggatgtaaccgagaatgattatgctatcattaatcccaacaatcccaccaaccaagataagtctaacaagcaatgcaatacaatggctctcaacaccctaTACAATGCCCTTgatccaaaggtgtttgagcaaatcaaggattgtgaaagagcaaatgaaatgtggaggagattagaggaaacctatgagggcacaccagaggtgaagagtgccaagttatatattctcaaggacaagttgataggtttcaagatgaaagatgatgagagcataccggagatgttccatcgcttgcaagtcattgtcaatgatttgaaggctttgggagaaaagatcaagaatgatgatgtctctca
Coding sequences within:
- the LOC136451729 gene encoding uncharacterized protein isoform X1; the protein is MGDHLALIVDRLLTESTLEAAIGGGKRMVDLHQETVAIEYCHRALGGGSATKVVECRICQEEDWDTCMEAPCACCGSLKYAHRKCIQRWCNEKGDTMCEICLQQFRPGYTSPQQLFHYGSIPMNFRGNWEIARQDLNDSQIITMMPTERDFIDNYDDYFPIRTRSSTLCCRTIAIIFMALLVLRHTLPLMIGDNGEYSLALFALLVLKTAGILFPILVMVRALASFHCRRRQQESREAYISSSESEEEDEDEDEEEEETVTNSAHPNYSQPRFIPVY
- the LOC136451729 gene encoding uncharacterized protein isoform X2 encodes the protein MGDHLALIVDRLLTESTLEAAIGGGKRMVDLHQETVAIEYCHRALGGGSATKVVECRICQEEDWDTCMEAPCACCGSLKYAHRKCIQRWCNEKGDTMCEICLQQFRPGYTSPQQLFHYGSIPMNFRGNWEIARQDLNDSQIITMMPTERDFIDNYDDYFPIRTRSSTLCCRTIAIIFMALLVLRHTLPLMIGDNGEYSLALFALLVLKTAGILFPILVMVRALASFHCRRRQQII
- the LOC136451730 gene encoding uncharacterized protein encodes the protein MAGIRWPPEDPEIFPSRMVGGGAWVPVAPPGEMASDDDRSVAADSWSIKSDYGSTLDDDQRYADTAEVLLASSSASSSAAPSASVAVHPSSDFSFDKDVPDSSDVEPRLLGLQNFQDGVYAEDLANFHERSHADDWFGTEIMDIRVGWTKNLCSSRDLPSCSVLDIGTGSGRLLQQLAKQGFSDLTGIDYSEGVIELARNLAIRDGFEHINFLVDDVLESKLERRFELVMDEGTLDAIGLHPDGPVKRMMYWQSVASLVSPGGILVITSCSRTKDELVQEVENFNQRKLGAMGSEGLPASEAAVFSYLDHVQSYPSVDSSCITTVAFLHK